From Antechinus flavipes isolate AdamAnt ecotype Samford, QLD, Australia chromosome 1, AdamAnt_v2, whole genome shotgun sequence:
CTTGCCGGTGAACCCTCCACAGCGCAGCACCCCcccagaggcagaagctggagcCCCTTCCCCGCCTAGTGAGCTGCCTGTCCAGGGGCTTGGGCCCCCACCCCTCCAGGCGAAGCAGTCCCCGCCGTCCGGCAGTTCCGCCCCGGGGGAACCAGCAAGCATCAGTCTATCCGGCCGGGGCCCAGCCGCTCCCCAGCAGTGCCGTGGAGTAAAGGATTTAACCCGGATCCTGACTCTGCCAGCCAGTCTCTGCCGCTGCCGCTgttgggtggggggagggaagaggaagggaaccACCATGAGTGCGGACTGGGTTTGGTGCTTACGTTTTCCGTACCCCAAGGGGAAAGCCGTGGGATTGGGAAGATCGTTACCCTTCTTTCTACACTCTTCTCCTCATTCGAGCTGCAGCagtcccctcttccccccaaatcAATATCATTGACCTCATCAGGGACTTCTCATCAGTATCAGGAATTCCCCCTCTAAGGGGC
This genomic window contains:
- the LOC127540798 gene encoding uncharacterized protein LOC127540798, whose product is MPGLKRYEVALEAEEEIYWGCFYFFPWLRMWRREKSAAPPQRQKLEPLPRLVSCLSRGLGPHPSRRSSPRRPAVPPRGNQQASVYPAGAQPLPSSAVE